Proteins from a genomic interval of Cuculus canorus isolate bCucCan1 chromosome 19, bCucCan1.pri, whole genome shotgun sequence:
- the ENTPD2 gene encoding ectonucleoside triphosphate diphosphohydrolase 2, with protein MARRVAAVLLLLALGCLLGILLLGLGSGDARGPPGFKYGIVLDAGSSHTAMFVYKWPADKENDTGVVSENSMCDVEGPGISSYSSNPPAAGMSLVHCLDQALKDVPKEKHMGTPLYLGATAGMRLLNITNPQASDAVLSAVAATLKSYPFDFRGAKILSGEEEGVFGWVTANYLMENFIKRGWLGEWIQPQRKTLGAMDFGGASTQITFETRDIIEDPRNEVMLKLYGQAYKVYTHSFLCYGRDQVLKRLLSKLLQAENYQATVANPCWPTGYRKSLSLSSVYDSPCTEEERPSLALDTTITVTGTGNGTLCALLVSKLFNFTTCSFSRCSFGGVFQPEVSGNFIAFSAFFYTVDFIRTVMGRPVHLPSDLMDAAKTICATSWNELLQKAPKLEKRLPDYCPVSMFVYLLTTKGYNFNNYSFPNIAFQKKAGETSIGWALGYMLNLTNMIPAEKPSSHKSIVYNYWVILLLLFVLTTLTSLVTAVCLLRRSKSSAI; from the exons ATGGCCCGCCGGGTGGCcgcggtgctgctgctgctcgccCTCGGCTGCCTCCTGGGCATCCTCCTGCTCGGGCTCGGCTCCGGGGACGCTCGGGGCCCGCCCGGCTTCAAG TACGGCATCGTGCTGGACGCCGGGTCCTCCCACACAGCCATGTTTGTCTACAAGTGGCCAGCGGACAAGGAGAACGACACCGGAGTGGTCAGCGAGAACAGCATGTGTGATGTGGAGG GTCCTGGCATCTCCAGCTACAGCTCCAACCCTCCGGCTGCCGGGATGAGCTTGGTGCACTGCCTGGACCAGGCTCTGAAGGATGTGCCCAAGGAGAAGCACATGGGCACCCCACTCTACCTGGGCGCCACGGCTGGCATGCGCCTGCTCAA CATCACCAACCCGCAGGCTTCGGACGCCGTCCTCAGCGCCGTGGCGGCCACGCTGAAGTCATACCCCTTTGATTTCCGGGGGGCAAAGATCCTGtcaggggaagaggaaggggtCTTCGGCTGGGTCACTGCAAACTACCTCATGGAGAACTTCATCAAG CGTGGGTGGCTCGGGGAATGGATCCAGCCCCAGAGGAAGACCCTGGGGGCCATGGACTTTGGGGGCGCTTCCACACAGATCACCTTTGAAACCAGGGACATCATCGAAGACCCCAGAAATGAGGTGATGCTGAAGCTGTACGGCCAGGCGTACAAAGTGTACACCCACAGCTTCCTCTGCTATGGAAGGGACCAGGTTCTCAAGAGGCTGCTCTCGAAGCTCCTCCAG GCTGAGAACTACCAAGCCACTGTCGCCAATCCCTGCTGGCCCACGGGCTACCGCAAGAGCCTGTCACTGAGCAGCGTCTACGACAGCCCCTGCACAGAGGAGGAGAGGCCCAGCCTTGCTCTCGACACCACCATCACCGTGACCGGCACCGGGAACGGGACCCTCTGTGCTCTGCTTGTCAGCAAGCTCTTCAACTTCAccacctgctccttctcccGCTGCTCCTTTGGTGGTGTTTTCCAGCCAGAGGTTTCAGGAAACTTCATT GCCTTCTCTGCCTTCTTCTACACGGTTGACTTCATCCGGACAGTGATGGGGAGACCCGTGCACTTGCCCAGTGACCTGATGGATGCTGCCAAGACCATCTGTGCCACCAGCTGGAATGAG TTGCTCCAGAAAGCCCCTaagctggagaagagactgCCGGATTACTGCCCAGTCAgcatgtttgtttatttgctcACCACTAAAGGCTACAACTTCAACAACTATTCCTTCCCGAACATCGCTTTCCAGAAGAAG gcaggagaaacCTCCATCGGCTGGGCCCTAGGTTACATGCTGAACCTCACCAACATGATCCCGGCAGAGAAGCCCTCTTCCCACAAGAGCATCGTGTATAACTACTGGgtcatcctcctcctgctctttgtGCTCACCACCCTAACATCTCTGGTGACTGCCGTCTGCCTGCTCCGGCGCAGCAAGTCCAGCGCAATCTAA
- the TMEM141 gene encoding transmembrane protein 141 isoform X1, which produces MVNLGLRRVEESVAAKHPALQQYAACQSHAFMKGIGAFLAGSGAAFAAVQLVRRRLPASPQWSLLLAAAAGSLASYVVTRAETQKCSDFWIYLETGKSPQDLAVAESMSKPTALWIHESRHKGLVCWKRRKRVEDGGRRSIPPHHSCSGWALGQHCWVLPRHREFPKLSLAGGL; this is translated from the exons GCGCTGCAGCAGTACGCAGCCTGCCAGTCCCACGCCTTCATGAAGGGCATCGGCGCCTTCCTGGCAG GCAGTGGAGCCGCCTTTGCCGCGGTGCAGCTGGTGAGGAGGCGGCTGCCTGCCAGCCCGCAGTGGAGCCTGCTGCTGGCCGCCG CTGCAGGGTCCCTCGCCAGCTATGTAGTAACTAGAGCTGAGACACAGAAATGCTCTGACTTCTGGATTTACCTGGAGACAGGCAAGTCCCCACAGGACCTTGCTGTGGCTGAGAGCATGTCTAAGCCCACAG CCTTGTGGATTCATGAGAGCCGGCATAAAGGGCTTGTttgctggaagaggaggaaaagggtgGAAGATGGAGGGAGGCGGTCAATCCCTCCccaccacagctgctctgggtgGGCACTAGGACAGCACTGCTGGGTGCTTCCCAGGCACCGTGAGTTCCCAAAGCTGAGCCTGGCTGGAGGGCTTTAA